In Pedobacter heparinus DSM 2366, the following are encoded in one genomic region:
- the leuD gene encoding 3-isopropylmalate dehydratase small subunit produces MAYDKFNVLRSTAVPLPIENIDTDQLIPARFLKATERVGFGDNLFRDWRYNPDNTPKKDFVLNNPVYSGKILVGGKNFGSGSSREHAAWAVYDYGFRCVISSFFADIFKNNCLNIGVLPVQVSAEFADKIFTAIHADPNTELEVNLPEQTVTLLATGEKETFEISPYKKDNMMNGFDDIDYLQSIKPEIEEFALHLPL; encoded by the coding sequence ATGGCTTACGATAAATTTAATGTATTAAGAAGCACCGCGGTTCCGCTTCCGATAGAAAATATAGATACCGATCAGCTGATCCCCGCACGTTTTTTAAAAGCAACGGAACGTGTTGGGTTTGGCGACAACCTTTTCCGCGACTGGAGGTACAATCCAGACAATACCCCGAAAAAAGACTTTGTGCTGAACAACCCTGTTTACAGCGGCAAAATATTGGTTGGCGGTAAGAACTTTGGTTCAGGATCATCCAGGGAACACGCAGCCTGGGCAGTATACGACTATGGTTTCAGATGTGTAATATCCAGTTTTTTTGCTGACATTTTTAAGAATAACTGTCTGAATATTGGGGTATTGCCTGTGCAGGTAAGTGCTGAATTTGCAGATAAAATTTTTACGGCAATTCATGCCGATCCGAACACGGAACTGGAAGTGAACTTGCCTGAGCAGACCGTTACCCTGCTGGCTACAGGTGAAAAAGAAACTTTCGAGATCAGTCCCTATAAAAAAGACAACATGATGAATGGCTTTGACGACATCGATTATCTGCAAAGCATCAAACCGGAAATAGAGGAATTTGCTTTACATCTTCCACTTTAA
- a CDS encoding MerR family transcriptional regulator, translating to MKKLSIYSVKQLAKLAGVTVKTLHLYDQMGLLKPAERTLTRYRLYKEPELLRLQQILFYRELDFSLKEIRSILDNSNFDLMQALESHKAMLKAKKARLAMLMKTLENTIHSLKHKTMLNLEDLYEGLNRDEAQAYRSQAILNYGEEAVTHAENHLKSLNKEEMQVLVARQKELGKALYLLKHQDPSSHSVQELVEQHYLNTRKLWGTHLAADKQAQTYKGLGELYLSDERFTSEMGSSDPGFRTFISKAMAFYSESSLK from the coding sequence ATGAAAAAGTTAAGCATCTATTCGGTAAAACAACTGGCAAAATTGGCCGGTGTAACTGTAAAGACCCTGCACCTTTATGACCAGATGGGTTTACTTAAACCTGCTGAAAGAACTTTGACCCGGTATCGCCTTTACAAAGAACCGGAATTGTTACGGTTGCAACAAATCTTGTTTTATAGGGAGCTTGACTTTTCGCTCAAAGAAATCCGCTCTATCCTGGACAATTCAAATTTTGACCTGATGCAAGCATTGGAGAGTCATAAGGCGATGCTAAAGGCAAAAAAAGCAAGATTGGCAATGCTGATGAAAACGCTGGAAAACACTATACATTCACTAAAACATAAAACCATGTTAAACCTGGAAGACCTATATGAAGGACTAAACCGGGATGAAGCCCAAGCCTACAGAAGCCAGGCCATCCTTAATTACGGCGAAGAAGCCGTAACCCATGCAGAAAATCATTTGAAAAGCTTAAACAAAGAAGAGATGCAGGTACTAGTAGCCAGGCAAAAAGAACTTGGCAAAGCCTTATACTTGTTGAAACATCAAGACCCTTCCAGCCATAGCGTTCAGGAGCTGGTTGAGCAGCACTACCTGAATACCAGGAAACTTTGGGGTACCCACCTTGCCGCTGATAAACAGGCCCAGACATACAAAGGGTTGGGAGAACTTTACCTGTCAGACGAAAGATTTACCAGTGAGATGGGTTCATCAGATCCAGGTTTCAGGACTTTTATCAGCAAAGCGATGGCATTTTATTCCGAATCGTCACTTAAATAG
- the leuB gene encoding 3-isopropylmalate dehydrogenase has translation MKLNIALLAGDGIGPEVIDQAVKVSNAVAKKFNHEIVWTSGITGAAAIDAVGEPYPDATHEICMAADAVLFGAIGHPRFDNDPKATVRPEQGLLKMRQKLGLFANVRPTFTFPSLIDNSPLKRERIEGTDLIILRELTGGIYFGERGRKDDGNTAFDTCTYTRAEIQRLAKLGFEMAMTRSKKLCCVDKANVLESSRLWRETVQDMEKDYPEVEVSYEFVDAVAMRLVQWPSSYDVLITENLFGDILTDEASVISGSMGLMPSASIGVHTSLFEPIHGSYPQAAGKDIANPLATVLSAAMMFEDAFGLKEEAELIRAVVNKSLAEGMVTEDLSGKNKAYKTSEVGDWLAANI, from the coding sequence ATGAAACTGAATATTGCTCTGCTAGCAGGAGATGGAATTGGCCCGGAGGTAATTGACCAGGCTGTTAAAGTATCAAATGCGGTAGCAAAGAAATTTAACCACGAAATTGTATGGACATCAGGTATTACAGGAGCAGCGGCTATAGATGCAGTTGGCGAACCTTATCCGGATGCTACACATGAGATCTGCATGGCTGCCGATGCCGTATTGTTTGGTGCAATTGGTCACCCGCGTTTTGACAATGACCCTAAAGCTACCGTTCGCCCCGAGCAGGGATTGCTGAAAATGCGTCAGAAACTGGGCTTATTTGCAAACGTACGCCCAACTTTTACTTTCCCTTCCTTAATTGACAACTCGCCTTTAAAAAGAGAGCGCATTGAAGGTACCGACCTGATCATTCTGCGCGAATTAACAGGGGGTATCTATTTTGGCGAAAGAGGCAGAAAGGACGATGGCAATACCGCTTTTGATACTTGTACCTATACCAGGGCCGAGATTCAGCGTCTGGCAAAATTAGGTTTCGAAATGGCGATGACCCGCAGTAAAAAACTATGCTGCGTAGATAAAGCAAACGTTCTGGAGTCTTCACGTTTATGGAGAGAAACGGTACAGGATATGGAAAAAGATTATCCTGAGGTTGAGGTAAGCTATGAATTTGTGGACGCCGTAGCCATGCGTTTGGTTCAATGGCCAAGCTCATATGATGTATTGATCACAGAAAACCTGTTTGGCGATATTTTAACCGACGAGGCTTCTGTAATTTCAGGTTCTATGGGACTAATGCCTTCGGCATCTATCGGTGTACATACTTCTTTATTTGAGCCCATCCATGGTTCTTACCCTCAGGCTGCAGGTAAAGACATTGCCAACCCATTGGCTACCGTACTTTCGGCTGCCATGATGTTTGAAGATGCTTTTGGTTTAAAAGAAGAGGCGGAACTGATCAGGGCCGTTGTAAACAAATCTTTAGCTGAAGGTATGGTTACTGAAGACCTTTCAGGAAAAAACAAAGCTTACAAAACAAGTGAAGTTGGCGACTGGCTGGCTGCTAATATTTAA
- a CDS encoding alpha-isopropylmalate synthase regulatory domain-containing protein: protein MERRKIEIMDTTLRDGEQTSGVSFSISEKLTITQLLLEELQVDRVEIASARVSDGEFQAVKSILNWAETNGYSDRIEVLSFVDNGVSIDWMISAGVKVQNLLTKGSLNHLTHQLKKTPEQHFAEIKQVIDLAAKHGIATNVYLEDWSNGMRNSPDYVYQYLDFLSGQNIRRILLPDTLGILTPGETTGFISALLTKYPDIHFDFHAHNDYDLGTANVLEAVKAGIGGLHLTVNGMGERAGNAAMASAVAVIKDFAPEVEIKIRESSIYKVSKLVETFSGVRIPSNKPIVGDNVFTQTAGIHADGDNKNNLYFNDLLPERFGRKRQYALGKTSGKANIEKNLQELGLKLNDADLKKVTQRVIELGDKKETVTKEDLPYIISDVLDSSLYEEKVAVQSYVLTNAMGLRPSATISVWIEGEKFEEHAQGDGQFDAFMNALTKVYNKKKRTLPKLVDYAVRIAPGSNSDALCETIITWETEAKIFITRGLDSDQTVCAIKATQKMLNII, encoded by the coding sequence ATGGAAAGAAGGAAAATAGAGATTATGGACACTACACTCCGCGATGGCGAACAAACATCGGGAGTGTCTTTTTCCATTTCTGAAAAATTGACGATCACCCAGTTGTTATTGGAAGAACTCCAGGTAGACCGGGTTGAGATTGCCTCTGCACGTGTATCTGACGGAGAATTTCAGGCTGTAAAGTCCATTTTAAACTGGGCAGAAACAAACGGATATTCAGATCGCATAGAAGTCCTTTCCTTTGTAGACAATGGGGTATCTATCGACTGGATGATCAGTGCAGGTGTAAAAGTGCAGAACCTGCTGACCAAAGGCTCCTTAAACCACCTCACACATCAGCTTAAAAAAACACCTGAACAGCATTTCGCAGAAATCAAACAGGTAATTGACCTGGCTGCAAAGCATGGTATTGCCACCAATGTTTACCTGGAAGACTGGAGCAACGGCATGCGTAACTCTCCGGATTATGTGTACCAGTATCTGGACTTTTTATCGGGACAAAACATCAGAAGGATACTGTTGCCGGATACGCTGGGTATTTTAACACCTGGAGAAACCACTGGTTTTATCTCGGCACTGCTGACCAAATACCCGGATATCCATTTTGATTTTCATGCCCATAACGACTACGACCTGGGTACGGCCAATGTACTGGAAGCCGTAAAAGCCGGTATTGGTGGTCTGCATTTAACGGTGAATGGTATGGGTGAAAGGGCTGGAAATGCCGCCATGGCAAGTGCTGTAGCGGTAATTAAAGATTTTGCCCCGGAAGTAGAGATTAAGATCAGAGAGTCGTCCATCTATAAGGTAAGCAAACTGGTAGAAACCTTTTCAGGGGTCCGCATCCCTTCTAACAAGCCAATTGTGGGCGACAATGTGTTTACACAAACGGCAGGTATCCATGCGGATGGCGACAATAAAAACAACCTGTATTTTAATGACCTGTTACCTGAGCGCTTTGGCAGAAAACGCCAGTACGCACTGGGAAAAACATCGGGAAAAGCTAATATTGAGAAGAACCTGCAGGAACTGGGCTTAAAGTTAAATGATGCCGACCTGAAGAAAGTTACGCAACGTGTGATTGAACTGGGCGACAAAAAGGAGACGGTAACCAAGGAGGACCTGCCTTATATCATTTCTGATGTACTGGACAGTAGTTTATATGAAGAAAAGGTGGCTGTGCAATCTTATGTGCTGACCAATGCCATGGGCCTGCGCCCTTCTGCAACGATATCTGTATGGATTGAAGGTGAGAAATTTGAAGAACACGCCCAGGGTGACGGACAGTTTGATGCTTTTATGAATGCGCTGACCAAAGTGTATAACAAGAAAAAAAGGACCTTGCCCAAGCTGGTAGACTATGCCGTACGGATAGCCCCCGGCAGTAACTCTGATGCCCTTTGCGAAACGATCATTACATGGGAAACTGAAGCAAAAATATTCATTACCAGGGGACTGGATTCAGACCAGACGGTTTGTGCCATTAAAGCCACCCAGAAAATGCTGAACATCATTTAA
- a CDS encoding 2-isopropylmalate synthase, which yields MLHDPNRVYVFDTTLRDGEQVPGCQLTTPEKIEIAKELEALGVDIIEAGFPISSPGDFQSVVELSKAVSEPIICALTRANKGDIDSAVAALKYAKRPRIHTGIGSSDMHIKHKFNSTREEILERAVEAVKYAKQFVEDIEFYAEDAGRADIQFLAQMVEAVIGAGATVVNIPDTNGYCLPDQYGSKIKFLKENVKNIDQAIISVHCHNDLGLATANSIAGLQNGARQIEGTINGIGERAGNTSIEEVVMILKTHQVLGLHTHINSKNFYELSRMVSSQMRMPVQPNKAIVGSNAFAHSSGIHQDGFLKNRENYEIIRPEDVGFPDASIVLTARSGRHALKFHLERLGFNLSKEELGEAYHRFLTVADSKLDINDQDLLLMMDKSQLA from the coding sequence ATGTTACACGATCCGAATAGAGTTTATGTGTTTGACACCACCTTACGTGATGGTGAACAAGTGCCTGGTTGCCAATTGACAACCCCAGAAAAAATAGAAATTGCCAAAGAGCTGGAAGCACTTGGTGTGGACATTATTGAAGCAGGTTTTCCTATTTCAAGTCCCGGCGATTTCCAAAGTGTTGTAGAGCTTTCCAAAGCCGTATCCGAACCCATTATCTGTGCGCTCACCCGTGCCAATAAAGGTGATATCGATTCGGCCGTTGCAGCATTGAAATATGCCAAACGCCCGAGGATCCATACCGGTATCGGCTCGTCGGATATGCACATTAAACACAAATTTAACAGTACCCGTGAGGAAATCCTTGAACGGGCTGTTGAAGCAGTTAAATATGCCAAACAATTTGTAGAAGACATTGAGTTTTATGCTGAAGATGCCGGGCGTGCGGATATTCAGTTCCTTGCCCAAATGGTAGAAGCCGTGATTGGCGCCGGCGCTACAGTGGTAAACATACCAGATACGAATGGCTATTGCCTGCCCGACCAATATGGCAGCAAGATCAAATTTTTGAAAGAAAACGTTAAAAATATTGACCAGGCCATTATTTCTGTACATTGCCACAATGATCTGGGCCTGGCTACAGCAAATTCTATAGCAGGCTTACAAAATGGCGCCCGCCAGATTGAGGGTACCATCAATGGTATTGGCGAACGTGCAGGCAATACTTCTATCGAAGAAGTCGTCATGATCCTGAAAACCCATCAGGTATTGGGGCTGCATACCCATATCAACAGCAAGAACTTTTATGAACTGAGCCGCATGGTAAGCTCGCAGATGCGCATGCCGGTACAGCCAAATAAAGCCATAGTGGGCAGCAATGCTTTTGCACACAGCTCTGGTATACACCAGGATGGTTTCCTTAAAAACCGTGAAAACTATGAGATCATCCGTCCGGAAGATGTAGGTTTCCCAGATGCCAGTATTGTACTTACTGCACGTAGCGGAAGACATGCCTTAAAGTTCCATCTGGAGCGTTTGGGCTTTAACTTAAGCAAGGAGGAACTCGGTGAAGCCTATCACCGCTTCCTTACTGTTGCGGATAGTAAACTGGATATTAATGACCAGGACCTGCTGTTGATGATGGATAAAAGCCAGTTGGCGTAA
- the ilvA gene encoding threonine ammonia-lyase IlvA, with protein MTDFSPLDSEAASKRLNNIVKRTPLIYNAKLSEKYEAEIYLKREDLQVVRSYKLRGAYNMISQLSTAQLNRGIVCASAGNHAQGVAFSCDKLGTKGVIFMPEITPRQKVKQTEMFGNGQVELVLVGDTFDDCLREALAYTAAHNMTFIPPFDNYSIIEGQGTVGVEILQDLPGADVVIMPVGGGGLAAGAGTYLKSKNPHIVLLGAEPEGAPSMSEALTQGAPVTLAAIERFVDGAAVKRVGELTYELCARVLDDMQLVAEGKVCTTILKLYNEDAIVVEPAGALSVAALDAYADKIKGKKVVCVISGGNNDIERMQEIKEKSLLYEGLKHYFIVRFPQRPGALKLFVNNVLGPHDDITRFEFIKKTNRENGPALVGIELANKADYNALVQRMKEFKFEIIELNNDQTLFEYLV; from the coding sequence ATGACTGACTTTAGCCCACTCGATTCCGAAGCTGCTTCAAAACGGCTGAACAACATCGTAAAACGTACGCCCCTCATTTATAACGCCAAATTATCTGAAAAATATGAAGCAGAAATTTACCTGAAGCGTGAAGACCTGCAGGTAGTACGCTCGTACAAATTGCGAGGGGCCTATAACATGATCAGCCAGCTGAGCACAGCGCAGCTGAACAGGGGAATTGTATGTGCAAGTGCCGGAAACCATGCTCAGGGCGTTGCTTTTTCCTGTGATAAACTGGGTACTAAGGGTGTCATTTTTATGCCCGAAATTACACCGCGGCAAAAAGTAAAGCAAACAGAGATGTTTGGCAATGGCCAGGTAGAACTGGTATTGGTTGGTGATACTTTTGATGATTGCCTTAGGGAAGCCCTGGCCTATACCGCAGCCCATAACATGACCTTTATCCCTCCTTTCGACAATTACAGTATCATTGAGGGTCAGGGCACAGTTGGTGTGGAAATACTGCAGGACCTGCCCGGTGCCGATGTGGTTATTATGCCCGTAGGTGGTGGCGGGCTTGCTGCCGGTGCCGGCACTTATCTTAAAAGCAAAAATCCGCACATTGTATTGCTGGGTGCAGAGCCTGAAGGTGCCCCCTCCATGTCTGAAGCCCTTACACAGGGCGCGCCGGTTACCTTAGCAGCCATTGAACGTTTTGTGGACGGTGCGGCAGTAAAACGCGTTGGCGAGCTGACTTATGAACTGTGTGCCAGGGTGCTGGATGATATGCAGCTGGTTGCCGAAGGAAAGGTTTGTACCACGATATTAAAATTATACAATGAGGATGCCATTGTAGTGGAGCCTGCAGGTGCTTTATCGGTAGCCGCACTGGATGCTTATGCAGATAAAATCAAAGGCAAAAAGGTAGTGTGTGTCATCAGTGGCGGCAACAACGATATTGAACGCATGCAGGAGATCAAAGAGAAATCTTTGCTGTACGAAGGGCTGAAACATTACTTCATTGTCCGTTTTCCGCAAAGGCCGGGTGCACTGAAGTTATTTGTGAACAATGTGCTGGGCCCGCATGATGACATTACCCGCTTCGAGTTCATCAAAAAAACAAACCGGGAAAACGGCCCGGCACTGGTTGGTATAGAGCTGGCCAATAAAGCTGATTATAATGCCCTGGTACAGCGTATGAAGGAATTTAAGTTTGAAATTATTGAACTGAACAACGACCAGACCTTGTTTGAATACCTGGTTTAG
- the ilvC gene encoding ketol-acid reductoisomerase codes for MSNYFNTLPLREQLNQLGVCDFMDSAEFLDGVNVLKGKKLVIVGCGAQGLNQGLNLRDSGLDVSYALRKEAIEGKRDSWKNATENNFTVGTYEELIPNADVVINLTPDKQHTAVVNAVMPLMKKGATLLYSHGFNIVEEGMQIRKDITVIMVAPKCPGSEVRAEYVRGFGVPTLIAVHPENDPEGKGLAQAKAYCVGTGGHRAGVLRSSFVAEVKSDLMGEQTILCGLLQTGSILSFDKMIEKGIDAGYASKLVQYGVEVITEALKHGGVTGMLDRLSNPAKIKAFEISEELKNIMRPLFQKHQDDIMSGEFSSTMMADWANGDKNLLKWRAETGETAFEKTPAADVKIAEQEYFDNYTLMVAFVRAGVELAFETMVQAGIKPESAYYESLHETPLIANTIARKKLFEMNRVISDTAEYGCYLFDQACKPLLADFMKKVDTDLVGKNFNEGKDGGVDNRTLIAVNEALRTHEVEVIGTKLRKAMTAMKSIKTA; via the coding sequence ATGTCAAATTACTTTAACACATTACCTCTTAGAGAACAATTAAACCAACTGGGCGTATGCGATTTTATGGACAGCGCCGAATTTCTGGACGGTGTAAATGTACTGAAAGGAAAAAAACTGGTAATTGTAGGCTGCGGCGCACAAGGTTTAAACCAGGGTTTAAATTTAAGAGATAGTGGTTTAGATGTTTCTTATGCTTTGCGTAAGGAAGCTATTGAAGGCAAAAGAGATTCATGGAAAAATGCTACAGAAAACAATTTTACTGTAGGTACTTATGAAGAGCTGATCCCTAATGCTGATGTAGTGATTAACCTTACTCCTGACAAACAACACACCGCTGTAGTGAATGCCGTAATGCCTTTGATGAAAAAAGGGGCTACTTTATTGTACTCGCACGGCTTTAATATTGTAGAAGAAGGCATGCAGATCCGTAAAGACATTACGGTAATCATGGTGGCGCCTAAATGCCCTGGCAGTGAGGTAAGAGCAGAATATGTAAGGGGTTTTGGCGTACCTACCTTAATTGCAGTGCACCCGGAGAACGATCCTGAAGGAAAAGGCCTGGCACAGGCAAAAGCTTACTGTGTTGGAACTGGTGGCCACAGGGCCGGCGTTTTAAGATCGTCTTTTGTTGCCGAAGTAAAATCTGATTTAATGGGCGAGCAAACTATCCTTTGCGGCTTATTGCAAACAGGTTCTATCCTTTCTTTCGATAAAATGATTGAAAAAGGAATTGATGCAGGTTATGCTTCCAAACTGGTTCAATATGGTGTTGAAGTAATTACTGAAGCCCTGAAACATGGTGGTGTTACCGGCATGCTGGACAGATTGAGCAACCCTGCTAAAATTAAAGCTTTTGAAATTTCTGAAGAACTGAAAAACATCATGCGCCCATTGTTCCAGAAACATCAGGATGACATCATGAGCGGTGAATTTAGCAGCACGATGATGGCAGACTGGGCAAATGGCGATAAGAACTTATTGAAATGGCGCGCAGAAACCGGCGAAACTGCTTTTGAAAAAACCCCTGCCGCTGATGTGAAGATTGCGGAACAGGAATATTTTGACAATTACACCTTAATGGTTGCTTTTGTTAGAGCTGGTGTTGAACTTGCTTTTGAAACAATGGTTCAGGCTGGTATTAAACCAGAATCGGCCTACTATGAGTCGCTGCACGAAACTCCGCTGATCGCCAATACCATTGCCCGTAAAAAATTATTTGAAATGAACCGTGTGATCTCTGATACGGCAGAATACGGCTGTTATTTGTTTGATCAGGCTTGTAAACCTTTACTGGCGGATTTTATGAAAAAAGTAGATACTGACCTTGTTGGTAAAAATTTTAACGAAGGCAAAGACGGTGGTGTAGACAACAGAACCCTGATTGCCGTAAACGAAGCATTGCGTACACACGAAGTTGAAGTAATAGGTACCAAACTGAGAAAAGCAATGACTGCAATGAAATCTATAAAAACTGCTTAA
- the leuC gene encoding 3-isopropylmalate dehydratase large subunit — translation MSKTLFDKVWDTHVVRKIEGGPDVLFIDRHLIHEVTSPVAFLGLKSRGIKVLYPERTFATADHNTPTINQHLPVADPLSANQLKALESNSNEYGISHWGLGHQKNGIVHVVGPEYGITQPGATIVCGDSHTSTHGAFGAIAFGIGTSEVEMVLSTQCIMQPKPKKMRINVNGKLGLGVTPKDVALFIISQLSTSGATGYFVEYAGDVFENMTMEGRMTVCNLSIEMGARGGMIAPDETTINYVKGREFSPKGEAWDKALAYYKTLKTDADAVFDKELTFDGSKIEPMITYGTNPGMGMGISQDIPDAAQVEGGAETYAKSLNYMGFSEGDHMIGKKVDFVFVGSCTNGRIEDFRAFTSIVKGKHKADDVTVWLVPGSHIVEAQIKEEGLLDILTEAGFTLRQPGCSACLAMNDDKIPAGKYAVSTSNRNFEGRQGPGSRTMLASPLVAAAAAVTGVVTDPRTLIENEELV, via the coding sequence ATGAGCAAGACATTATTTGATAAGGTGTGGGACACTCACGTGGTACGTAAGATTGAAGGTGGCCCGGATGTGCTTTTTATTGACCGCCATCTGATTCACGAAGTGACCAGCCCTGTGGCCTTTTTAGGTTTAAAAAGCAGGGGAATAAAAGTGTTATATCCGGAGCGTACTTTTGCAACGGCAGATCACAATACACCTACCATTAACCAGCATTTACCGGTTGCAGATCCGCTTTCTGCCAATCAGTTAAAAGCACTGGAGTCAAACTCCAATGAATATGGCATCAGCCACTGGGGATTGGGCCATCAAAAAAATGGCATAGTGCACGTTGTAGGCCCTGAATATGGCATTACGCAACCAGGTGCTACCATTGTATGCGGTGATTCGCATACCTCTACCCATGGTGCTTTTGGTGCCATTGCTTTTGGTATCGGTACTTCAGAGGTAGAAATGGTGCTTTCTACGCAGTGCATCATGCAGCCTAAGCCTAAAAAAATGCGCATCAACGTGAATGGCAAACTGGGCTTAGGTGTTACACCTAAAGATGTAGCCCTGTTCATCATCTCTCAGCTAAGTACTTCCGGTGCTACAGGATATTTTGTAGAGTATGCAGGTGATGTTTTTGAGAACATGACCATGGAAGGGCGCATGACCGTTTGTAATTTAAGTATTGAAATGGGTGCCCGTGGTGGTATGATTGCCCCGGATGAAACCACTATCAATTACGTAAAAGGCCGCGAATTTAGTCCGAAAGGCGAAGCATGGGATAAAGCACTGGCTTATTACAAAACCTTAAAAACGGATGCCGATGCGGTATTTGATAAAGAGCTGACCTTTGATGGTTCGAAAATTGAACCCATGATCACTTACGGTACGAACCCAGGTATGGGAATGGGTATTTCTCAGGATATACCTGATGCTGCCCAAGTTGAAGGTGGTGCAGAGACTTATGCCAAATCGTTAAATTATATGGGTTTCTCTGAAGGGGACCATATGATTGGTAAAAAAGTAGATTTCGTTTTTGTGGGTAGCTGTACCAATGGCCGCATTGAAGATTTCAGGGCATTTACTTCTATTGTAAAAGGCAAACACAAAGCAGATGATGTTACCGTTTGGTTGGTTCCTGGTTCTCATATTGTGGAAGCACAGATTAAAGAAGAAGGCTTACTGGACATTTTAACTGAGGCAGGCTTTACGCTGCGCCAGCCAGGTTGCTCGGCTTGTTTGGCAATGAACGACGACAAGATCCCTGCCGGAAAGTATGCAGTAAGTACATCAAACAGAAACTTTGAAGGCAGACAAGGCCCTGGTTCAAGAACCATGCTGGCCAGTCCGCTGGTTGCTGCAGCTGCTGCGGTTACCGGTGTGGTTACAGACCCGAGAACCCTGATTGAGAACGAAGAACTTGTTTAA
- a CDS encoding ATP-binding cassette domain-containing protein — MSQPVVVHIKNLNLKYRHTPVLKDLCWTIKRHENWLLCGASGTGKTSLAKAIAGLTHSYGNIECHFNPHSSLPAMVYYVANWFQFKDLEGQSNFYYQQRYNKQAVETVATVQAELESFGKQYGLNLDDAEPILTALGFAALKPATLIQLSSGEHKKLQLVKALWLRPQLLILDLPYNGLDAASRGNLNSLLEEITEAGTQLILISNEAELPACIDRIAEIREGRLVEIDADERSHAEFELSGRPVPAFLHESLNAVQTASLIKMIDVNISYGEKQVLKNINWEVKAGEKWLLQGHNGSGKSTLLSLICGDHPQAYANNFHLFGNKRGSGESIWEIKERIGLISPELHWYFDPSATVWQSIVSGFYDSSGLFCDPGYTKKAQADELIGYFGLEEYKDTLMNELPLGKQRLALLGRTIIKNPELLILDEPCQGLDQQQTQQFNRMVDELCGNGTTLIYVGHFESQLPACLEKRILLENGAVKSVEIILENTYDYVTRSE, encoded by the coding sequence ATGTCACAACCCGTCGTCGTCCATATCAAAAACCTAAACTTAAAGTACCGGCATACACCGGTGCTGAAGGATTTGTGCTGGACCATAAAGCGCCATGAGAACTGGCTGCTTTGCGGCGCAAGCGGTACGGGTAAAACATCATTGGCAAAGGCCATTGCCGGCTTAACACACAGCTACGGGAATATTGAATGCCATTTCAATCCCCACAGCAGTTTACCGGCAATGGTTTATTATGTGGCCAACTGGTTCCAGTTTAAGGACCTGGAAGGCCAGTCTAACTTTTATTATCAGCAGCGTTACAATAAACAGGCCGTAGAAACCGTCGCTACAGTACAGGCAGAACTGGAGAGTTTCGGGAAACAATATGGCCTGAATTTAGATGATGCTGAACCCATTTTAACTGCATTAGGCTTTGCGGCTTTGAAACCGGCTACCCTGATCCAGTTATCGAGTGGTGAACACAAAAAACTGCAATTGGTTAAAGCCTTATGGTTAAGGCCGCAGTTACTGATCTTAGACCTGCCTTACAATGGTTTGGATGCAGCTTCGCGCGGCAACCTGAACAGCTTACTTGAAGAAATTACCGAAGCCGGCACCCAACTGATCCTGATCAGCAATGAAGCAGAACTGCCTGCCTGTATAGACCGCATTGCGGAAATACGGGAGGGCCGGCTGGTTGAAATTGATGCTGATGAACGCAGCCATGCCGAATTTGAACTAAGCGGGCGACCGGTTCCGGCATTTTTGCATGAAAGCCTGAATGCGGTACAGACTGCAAGCCTGATCAAAATGATTGATGTCAACATCAGTTATGGCGAAAAACAGGTATTAAAAAACATCAACTGGGAAGTTAAGGCCGGAGAAAAATGGCTGTTGCAAGGTCATAATGGCTCAGGCAAATCTACCCTGCTGAGTTTAATCTGTGGCGACCACCCCCAGGCCTATGCCAATAATTTCCACCTGTTTGGAAACAAAAGGGGAAGCGGGGAAAGCATCTGGGAAATTAAAGAACGTATTGGACTGATATCGCCCGAACTGCACTGGTATTTCGACCCTTCAGCAACGGTATGGCAAAGTATTGTTTCGGGCTTTTATGACAGTTCGGGTTTGTTTTGCGATCCTGGTTATACCAAAAAAGCCCAGGCAGATGAACTGATTGGCTATTTTGGTTTGGAGGAGTACAAAGATACCCTGATGAATGAATTGCCCCTGGGCAAACAACGACTGGCCCTGCTGGGCAGAACGATCATCAAAAACCCCGAACTGCTGATATTGGATGAACCCTGCCAGGGTTTAGACCAGCAACAGACCCAACAATTTAACAGAATGGTAGATGAACTGTGCGGAAATGGCACTACGCTGATTTACGTTGGCCATTTTGAATCGCAGCTGCCTGCCTGTCTGGAGAAAAGAATTTTATTAGAAAACGGAGCAGTAAAATCCGTAGAAATCATATTAGAAAACACTTACGATTATGTTACACGATCCGAATAG